GGGACGTGGTACGGCTGGAGCCGGGCGACGCCATCCCGGCCGACTGCCGGGTCATCGAGGCGGACGGGCTGGAGGCGGACGAGTCGTCGCTGACCGGGGAGTCGCTGCCGGTTCCCAAGACGGACCAGCCGGTCGTGGCGGCCGCCGTCGCGGACCGCCACTCCATGCTGTACGAGGGCACCACCGTCGCCGCGGGGCACGGCAGCGCGGTGGTGGTGGCCACGGGCGCCGACACGGAGACCGGGCGGAGCCTCGCCCTGGCCCGGCAGTCCCCGCCGAGCGGCGGCGTCGAGGCCCGCCTGGGCCGGCTGACCCGGGCGGCCGTTCCGCTGGCGGCGGGTTCGGCGGTGGCCGTCGCCGGGGCGGGCCTGCTGCGGGGCGTACCCCTGGCGCAGACGGCCGCGACCGCCGCGAACCTGGCGGTGGCGTCGGTGCCGGAGGGGCTGCCGTTCCTGGTCAGCGCCGCCCAGCTCGCCGCGGCCCGGCGACTCGCCGACCACGGCGCCCTCGTCCGCAACCCGCGCACCATCGAGGCGCTCGGCCGGGTGGACGTGCTCTGCTTCGACAAGACCGGCACCCTCACCGAGGGGCAGTTGCTGCTCGCCGGGGTGGGTGACGGTGACGCCAGCCGGTACGCCACGGTGGACCGGCTGGACGAACGGCTCCGACTCACCCTGGGCGCGGCGCTGCGGGCCACCCCCTGGGCGGCCGACCCGGAGGACCTGGGTCACCAGACCGACCGGGCGGTCCGGCGCGGCGCGGACACCTCGGGCGTGGTCGAGCAGATCGGTGCGGACGGCTGGCGCGCGGTGGGCGGGCTGCCGTTCGAGCCGTCCCGGGGCTACCACGCCACGGTCGGCGAGGACGACCACGGCCTGCTGCTCAGCGTGAAGGGCGCGCCGGAGTCGGTGCTGCCGCGCTGCGGGTCGCGCCGGGTCGACGGGCGGTCGGAGCCGTTGGACGACGCCGGTCGGGAGGAGCTGTACCACCTGCTGGCCGAGCGCGCCGGCGCCGGTCACCGGGTGCTGGCGGTGGCCGAGTGCCGAATCAGTGAACGGTCGGTCACCGACGACCAGGTTCATGATCTCTGCTTCGTCGGCTTCCTCTCCCTCGCCGACGGGGTGCGGGAGAGCGCCGCCCCCGCCGTACGCCGGATCCGGCAGGCCGGCGTGCACACCATCATGATCACCGGCGACCACCCGGCGACCGCCGAGGCGATCGCCGCCACCATCACCGAGCACGACGAGCAGCAGGTGGTGACCGCCACCGAGCTCGACCAACTCGACGACGACGCCCTGGCCGAGCGGCTGGCCCACACCGACGTGGTGGCCCGCTGCACGCCGGCGCACAAGGTCCGGATCATCCAGGCGCTGCAGAAGTGCGGCCGTACGGTCGCGATGACCGGCGACGGCGCCAACGACGCGCCGGCGATCCGACTGGCCGACGTGGGCATCGCCCTCGGTCAGCGGGGCACTCCCGCCGCGCGGGCCGCGGCCGACCTGGTGGTCACCGACGACCGGCTGGAGACCATCATCGCCACCCTCGTGGAGGGCCGGGCGATGTGGTCGTCCGTACGGCACGCGCTGAGCATCCTGGTCGGCGGCAACCTCGGCGAGATCGCGTTCAGCGTGCTGACCGCCGCGGCGACCGGCCAGTCCGCCATCAACGGCCGGCAACTGCTGCTGGTCAACCTGCTCACCGACCTCGCGCCGGCGTTGGCGATCGCCGTCCGCCCACCCGGGGGCGACCACGCCGACGACCTTCTCCGCGAAGGGCCGGACACCTCGCTGGGCGAGACGCTGACCCGCGAGATCGGGCTGCGGGCCGCCGCGACCACCCTCGGCGCGACCGCCGGCTGGACCCTCGCCCGCTACACCGGCGGCACACCACAGCGGGCCGGCACGGTCGCGCTGGTCTCCCTGGTCGGCACCCAGCTCGGCCAGACCGTGCTGGCCGGCGGCACCAGCCCGACGGTGCTCGCGTCCACGGTGGCCTCACTGGGTGTGCTGGGGGCGGTGGTGCAGACGCCGGGGCTCAGCCAGTTCTTCGGCTGCACACCGCTCGGGCCGGTGGGCTGGGGCATCGCCGCCGGTTCGGCGTTCGGCGCCACCTTCGCCAACGGCGCGCTGAGTCGGCTGGTGGAGCGGCTGCCCCAACGCGACGGCGGCGGCCGCCCGGCCCACGACGGCTCCTCCGGCGACGACGGGTCGCCCGGTCCCGGGGACGACGGCGGCCTGTCGCCGGGTGCCGACGAGGACGGCGGCCTGTCGCCGGGTGCCGACGAGGGCGGGGGCCGGTCGCCGGGTTCCGACGACGGCGTCGTCCTCCAGGGTTTCGCGCCGGGCCTCGGCGGCCTCGACACGGACGAGCCGTCGGACGGATGACCTCCGCCGTCGGCATGGCCCGCCCGTCCGGGGGTACGGCAACGGATGGGGGTGGGCGGGTTGGCAGCGCAGCCGGAGGTCACGTTCATCGGCACCGCCACCACGGTGCTGCGGATCGGCGGGTTCACCCTGCTCACCGACCCGAACTTCCTGCACCGGGGCCAACCCGTCTATCTGGGCAAGGGGTTGTGGTCGCGCCGGCGTACCGACCCGGCCATGACCATCGCCCAGTTGCCGCCGCTCGACGCGGTGGTCCTGTCCCACCTGCACGGTGACCACTTCGACCGGGTGGCCCGACAGGAACTCGACCGCGAGTTGCCCATCGTGACGACGCCCGCGGCCGAACGGAAACTGCGGCGCTGGGGCTTCCGGGCCGCGGAGGGGCTGCCCACCTGGCGCTCCCACGAGCTGCACCGCGACGGCGAGACCCTACGACTGACGTCGATGCCCGGCCAGCACGGGCCGGGCGTCCTGGACCGCGTGCTCCCGGACGTGATGGGCACGATGATCGACCTGCTCCGCGACGGGGACCGCACGTTCCGCCTCTACGTCACCGGCGACACCCTCAACCTGCCGATGCTCGCGGCCGTTCCCGAGCGGTACCCGGACATCGACGCGATGCTCATCCACCTCGGCGGCACCAAGGTCGCCGGCATCCTGCTCAGCATGGACGCGCAGCAGGGCGCCGACCTCGTCGAGCTGATCCGGCCGAAGCTGACCGTGCCGATCCACTACGACGACTATCCGGTGTTCCGGTCGCCGCTGACCATCTTCCTGGACGAGGCCCGCCGCCGAGGTTTGGTGAAGACCGTCCGCCCGATAGCCCGAGGCGAAACCGTCCCCCTGCGGCCCTGACCCCGCCCTCGCCGCCTGCCCGCCTGCCCGCCTGCCCGCCTGGCCGCCTGGCCGACTGGCCGCCTGGCCGCCTGACCGACTGGCCGCCTGCCCTCGGTGATCAAGAGCTTTGCGTCAGGAGTCGGCCTGATCCTGACCCAAAGCTCTTGATCAACCTGGGCGGGGGCGAGGGCGGGGGCGGGCGGGGGCGGGGGCGGGGGCGAGTCAGTTGTGCTCGGAGATGGCCTCGATGAGGTCACCGACCGGGCGTTCCGGCAGTGAGCGGGCCACGTCGGCGACGGCCACGATGCCGACGAG
This genomic stretch from Micromonospora krabiensis harbors:
- a CDS encoding MBL fold metallo-hydrolase — its product is MAAQPEVTFIGTATTVLRIGGFTLLTDPNFLHRGQPVYLGKGLWSRRRTDPAMTIAQLPPLDAVVLSHLHGDHFDRVARQELDRELPIVTTPAAERKLRRWGFRAAEGLPTWRSHELHRDGETLRLTSMPGQHGPGVLDRVLPDVMGTMIDLLRDGDRTFRLYVTGDTLNLPMLAAVPERYPDIDAMLIHLGGTKVAGILLSMDAQQGADLVELIRPKLTVPIHYDDYPVFRSPLTIFLDEARRRGLVKTVRPIARGETVPLRP